The DNA sequence CTCGAAACCACCAGAAAATCAAACCATGAAGACTTTCCTTCAAGCACCTATGAGGATGACCCCTGAGCACAAGCCAAGCCCGCGATCACATACCAGTAACTACAAGCCACAGAATTTTGGCTACGACAATCTTGAGACGCCCACACCTAAATCATCAAGATCAGCTGCACCTGTGCGAACAAGGCAAATGTTTACCCCTACTAGAACCCCACCATCAACCAGCTCCAACATGACGAAGTATTCAAGATCAAGAAATTTTGCTGCTAATTCACCTTACGATGTTCCACTAAAAGACGATGACAGCTTGGTAAGCTGCCCGCCGTTTTCTGTTCCAAACTACATGTCTCCAACTGTTTCAGCAATAGCGAAAGTAAGACCAACTAGCAACCTGAAGGACAGTGCACCAGGGACTCCCGGAAGCCAGACGTCGAAGAGGAGGTTTTCATTTCCTCTGGCACCAAGCATGGGCTCTTTCAAGTGGAATAAAGGGTCTAGCAAGGATTCAGCTAGTCAGAAGGTGATGGAGAAGCCCCGAGCTCCGCCATCAATAGGGGATCGAAGTGTGGATTCAACAGTGTCTATGCCTGCTGCATTTGGGAGGAAGCCATTTAACAGATTTGTGTGATTGatttttacttgttttttttttttttaatatttctcttGGAAAATACCACTTCTTGGCTCGTGGGTTATGATTTCACTTTCTTATTGTATACCTTTTTCTTCTTCCCGTGTTGGTAAACACCGAGTGTATTGATATGTAATGGAACAAAACTGATGTAATTAATAAcgaaaaaatgaatatatagtAGGATTGATTGTTGGCTTGTATGAAAAGCTGGATCAGAAggtaaacaaaacaaaacattcctaattttttttttcaaatttcacGTGTTGTGTGGATCTTCTTGTCGACTATGTGAGTAATAACCAAAATCATCTTATATTGACAAATCACTACTCCATATTAGAGGAgaaatttttttagatatttgAAGGGAGCTTTTTGGTTGATTACCAAAAACAAAGACTTTATTGGTTGATGTAAAAGTTTTGATATAATAACAGCAATTAAAGCATGCAGGCTGCACCATTTTCTTGCTCAAAGCAGGTTTTTATGGTATGCACACCTTCCTTAGGAATGCCTTTTACCAAGGTGAACTCGGTTATAATCACTTAACTGGAATTACCAATAGCTTGTATTTCTCCAACTAGTCCATTCACCAACCATCAGCCGGCCATTAGCAGTTAGCACTGAGCAAGTCAGCAGGAATGGATACAAGACTCGGTGATTCTAAGAAGCTATGATAAACAAGTTTATAGACTTATGATGAagtgttttgatttttaatgccaggatttatttgaattcatgacttgtaaatttataatttctgtGCTTGTTTTCTATAATTCAGAATTTTTGGCAAATTTCAGTTTTCAGTAATaaccgaaatataaatttcgGTTCGATTTTCGATAGGGATCTTTCAGTTATTTCGTTTTCACTTAACCGAATTTAAATTTGGTTCGGTTCCGTTTttaccgaatgctcacccctaattaAATTATATCTTTCAAACCTTTTTGTTTATAAGACTTTTGCCGAGTTTAATTATTAGAAATTTACTTTATATGTGtctaatgaaaatatttatttagcacACTCACTTAAAATATACAGCACCAAGCAAATTACTAGTTATTTAAGAAAGTTGcaattaaaacataaatattattctaagataaaaaattttcaaaataaattaaatattaaaatatatgaaataaaataacaaatatcaaTCACTAGTGCTTATAATATtctgtatatttaaataaaaaatattaaatataaatatacacccTTAAAAACCAGCCCACAGTAAACAGAAACCTTGAGGCGTGGTGAAAACAGTTGGTAATATATCTGTTGAGAACATATAGTACAAAAAAGAAAGTTGTAGAAAGTTGTATATTTACTGAAACAGTGGGTAGTTTGCTGGTATATTCATATCAGTGTGCCTGTGTGAGCATCTATATATACTGTCACTTTCTATGTACTGTACCATGTTGTATACATCTACTGACAAATCTAGTTCAAGTTGTTTCTAGAGGAGACACACACTAACAATTGTCACTGAAGAATGGGTGTCAGTGTGATGATGAATCCTGCTATTCAATCTCAGAGATGCCCTGCTTTTCATCTGCCTAGATTGCCCAGTTCAGGATGTTTTAAGGTTTCCATGGCTTCCACTCTACACTCCCCCTCCAAGTAATTTCACTGCTCTCCGTCCCTCCGTCCTACTCGTTTTTATAcagttttaaaataatttattgaacTATACTACTTTATAAGAGTACGTTGAGCCCTCCGTCCCAGACATATACAACtcggtgggacggagggaatatataTCAAGTTTtttgtattttgatattttataagagcatgttgagccctccgtcccaaaaataTACAACTCTGTGGGACGGAGGAAAGATATGTTAAGTTTTTTGTATTTTGAGTTGCTGATGAAGTGCAGTGTTATTGTGAAACAGGGTTGCTGTGAAGAAGCCATTTAGCCCTCCAAGAGAAATACCTTTCCAGGTGAAACACTCCATGCCTGAGGAAAAGATCGAGATGTTCAAATCCTTGGAGCCTTGGGCTGAGCGCAACATTCTGCCTCTCCTTAAGCCAGTAGAGTCCTGTTGGCAACCTCAGGACTTTCTGCCCAATCCAGCATCCGAAGGCTTTGATGATCAAGTCGAGGAGCTTCGACAGAGGGCAAAGGAGCTTCCAGACGACTACTTCGTTGTATTGGTGGGAGACATGATCACAGAAGAAGCTCTGCCCACATATCAAACAATGATCAATACTCTGGATGGAGTTAGAGATGAAACAGGGGCAAGCACTACACCTTGGGGGATCTGGACCAGGGCTTGGACTGCTGAGGAAAACAGGCATGGGGATCTTCTCAATAAGTATCTTTACCTTTCGGGTCGAGTTGATATGAGGCAAATTGAGAAGACAATTCAGTATCTAATCGGAACAGGAATGGTAAGATTGCTTTCCTCATGTTCAGTGGCATATCTAGTAAGAGGCACGTGGAACACGTGTTCCCCTAAAAAATGTTttgacattttttcaccattctaaagtttacaaaattatagaagtttCCTCTAAAAATTTCCAAGATTTGAATCATAGATCCGCCCCTGCTCATGTTTAGCTTTTATTGTAATCGCATCATACATCACTTTTTCAAAGCAATCTTTATGTAGAATCTAGGATGTTACAATAACACTCATATGCAATCTCACGATGGCTTTTAGTTCTTACATTTCTGTTCAAGTGTCATAATTGAATTCCTGTCTTGTCAGAATCCAAAAACAGAGAATAATCCCTATCTGGGATTCATCTTCACATCCTTCCAAGAGAGGGCAACTTTTATTTCGCATGGAAACACAGCCAGGCATGCCAAGGAGCACGGGAATCTGAAGCTGGCTCAACTGTGTGGCATGATTGCCTCTGATGAAAAACGCCATGAAACGGCTTACACCAAGATAGTTGAGAAGCTTTTCGAGGTTGACCCTGACGGGACTATTCAGGCTTTGGCGGACATGATGCAGAAGAAAATCAGCATGCCGGCTCATTTGATGTATGATGGCAGAAACGAAAACCTTTTCGACCACTTCTCAGCTGTTGCTCAGAGGCTTCAAGTCTACACAGCCAAGGACTATGCAGATATACTAGAATTTCTCGTCGGTAGGTGGAAAGTGGCTGATTTGACAACGGGATTAACCGGAGAAGGCCGGAAAGCTCAGGACTATGTTTGCGGGTTGGCTACAAGAATCAGGAGGATTCAAGAGCGAGCTGAAGGAAGAGCCAAGGAAGCAGGAACTGCGCGAATCAGTTGGATCTTTGACAAAGAAGTGAAGCTCTAAATGCACAAAGGCGCCAAATTTTCACAATGCAAGTGGAAACTAGTATTGTTGATAGGCATTCCATATGTTCGTTTAACAATGTAGATACAATTGTGCTCTTTCTTCTCCTTGTGTGCTGTCTGTAGGTTTTGACTGCACATTGGTTTCAGGATTTGTGTTTTCTTAATCGGATTTGGTTTCAGgatctttgttttgttttcttaaTACTCAACTTAAATTCAGGGAACAAACCTTAATCTGAGCATAAAATCTAGACATACAATCAGTTGTATCATAACAAGCCTAGATTTGACCAACTGAAGAACATCTTTCATCTATATCCTTGTCAAAATCACAAAATTCTGCTTCAGGGCAATCACACGTCTTTGGCTCTGTCGTAGAACTTGAGCCTACATAATATCTCGTGTCATCACTTGTTGACAAGTTTTTTGCACGGTGCTCTTCCTCGCAACTGCTGTACTTGGAGCTTCCTACAGCAAATTCACTTTTATATCTTTTGGTTTCATCTGTATCAACTTCTGTAGCTCAAGAAACATACGTAACTGCAACTGCTTGTAGGGCTGCAGTTTTAATATACCCAGTCACTAACTTGAAGTGAAGCCTCAGTACGCTTCTTATCAGCATAAAACTTGTATTTGCTCTGAGCTGAGAAGATGGCATCTTTAAGAAGGTGAGCCATAAACATCTTTACATAATGTCGAATATTTCACTAAATGAGGACTGAAAAGATCAAATGTTTCTCAGAATGCAGAAAATGTTCAAGCTTTCCTTATTCCTTGCAttgtaaaagaaataaaagtaaaaaacgAAAGATTGTCCAAAGTTGTTACCAGAGAACCTAAGAGCTTATTGTTCAATGGCAAAAGCCTAAGTTGTACCAACTACAGAACAAAAAAACAGGATATGTGAATAGCTTAAAAACAACATTGTGAGAACTCCAGCTAGACATCTCTTTACAGAATACTTTCCGAACTCCAGCTACAACTCCTTAATGAAATAGGCTAATATAAGTATTCAGATAAGATAAATAAGTTCAAATCTTTGTCATTACTTATTAGTCTGGAATTGATCATCCTAACTTTGCTAGAAGGCACTTGAAGTTGAGACCTGAACTTCAGGTTCCATCAATCTCTAAAACCTAATCATCAACACACTTCCATAACATACCGAGATGAATGAGAAACCTCAACTACCTCGAGTCTTGACAATATGAGTACACATCATGATTCAACCCCTGATGTTATTTCAGATTACTCGCAGAAAGAAAGAAAACTCAGATTACTAACAACATATCTGCATATACATGTGAactaatatgaaaatataaaacacacacaaaaagaaagagagaggTTGCAGCCATAATCACCTTAATATGAGATAATCTTCTGACCTATCTTCCTACTATAAACAATAATCATGTTTCAAAAGTAGCCATTTCTTTCCAACTTTTCCACACTATAAGAGCTGTTACAaaaagattataaaaaaaaaacttgttcaAATGATTAAAACATCAGTAGGGATACTAATGTTATCATTAACAAGAGGACCTAAAAATTAGTGCAGACATAGGATCTTTAGTCAGCAGACAATGTGTATTTTTACTGTGAGTGCAGTTTGAGAATTTTAAAAGGGTACATGAGATGATCTCTTAACGTCAAGGACTCTACTACTACAGCTTGCAAAAAATTTAGTGTGAGAAACCACAGTAAGAAATCTACCTAAAATGTACATCCTATTAACTCCTTCAAAAAACTGCAGACTCTAAACATAAATGAGTACAGTAGTAATCTTCCTGTGAACCAAATATAAAGATGCAATTGCTGAGAAGAAGATaagtaaatcaaaatttaagaagCTAAAACAAATATCTAGATCTCTAGCGACTTGCGACACTTTTAGCGAAGTGATAGATGTTGGGGggtaaatattttgtttattaacGTAAATtgcaatataaaaaaatagaataagttACATATTTTACGTCAATTGTGAAGCTTAGTTGATTTAAGATTATTATTTCCTAATACatctatatttaattaatcatcAAGCATCCAGCTCTTTCCATACTTGTTTATCTCACTATATTAGGCAACTACTAATGCACATATGTGAAAGCTATACAAAGGTATCATACCAGGACACACCTATATAGTGCAGAGTCTTTACTTTACCTAAAGAACTCAGTGTCCTCGAAACTCGATACTCAAACAAGGCATGATGAATACGCTAGGCACTTcattttagttatatatttagcAAAACCGAGCAAAATGGGTGATACTCTTCAAAGTACACTTTTCACAACCACTTAGTAAGGGCTACAGCCGCCATACTGAAGGTTATAGTAGCTTCTGCTTGATTTCCATGATTTCAGTCAAATTAAGATTTTTCAGATTGTTACAACAGGTTTTGGCATATAACTACGTTCGAAAAAGGAAAGGGTCCAAACTGGTAACTCAATGCTTGCCCAACTCATGTCAAAGAAAATAATGTTTGCCCACTTTGCTATGAGCACAAATTCATGTTTGTATAATGTAACTACAATACAGAGTAAGACGTTATTCTTACCTGAGTATCATTGTGATTCAAGAATGGACATTCAATCAGTAAGAAGATAGCATGACATTATAGGGTATTAGAAACATCAATAGAAATTTACTTTGCACTGCAGTTGACAAAGCCAAATCCTGTAATAAAGTTAGATACATAAAGTTTTGACCAAAATGGCTTACTTAATTCAATCAAGGATAAACTACAAACAGCCAAGGTGGCAAGGCTATATAGTTCAAGCCCCCCACCcccaacacacacacagagcTCATGATCCTAGCATGATTGAAAAGCCTTAATAACCTAACACAGTGACTGGGATTCAGAGTACAATAAAGAATCTAGCTTTCCTTAATTTTCACTTGGAACTAGAATGAATATAAAAAGTCTGGTGGAGGAAAGTAAAAGCAAATCGCGTTAAAGCCACAGGCTAAGCAAAATtcagtataaaagaacacaaaaCAGAAAATCAGATTCATAATAACACAATAGTGTCCTAACTTTAATCATGAAGCACTATTGGATGAAATTGTGACAAGTACACAGTAGTTCACACATTTGTCAACACTACATAGTATGAGAGAAATAATAAATTCACAATGATGTTCTAACAAATCCAATCCTATTGTCTGTCTAGTGTGgatttgattaaataaaaatccacaAAAGGGTGTCATTGTGTTTTTAACAATAATTATGCCTTCACCTCTACTTGTTTAGGTCCATGCTGAGGAATTCCAAAACCAATACCTTTCATAACATCTGTCTCAATTGAAGATTTATACCCATTGCGATACAAGGCGTTAGATGTCAAGATCCGAACTTCAGACTTCCCATTGATCTCTAAAACCTCCGGTAACCCATTTGTACACCCTCTTGACATCCCAACATCAATTCGTATTGCCTTATTATTACAAACCCCATTAATCCCCTTCTCCTGAATAGTATGTCCCATAATCATCCTCTTAGCTCCCGGGATTGTTGCAAGGACATGCTCAAGAGTAGAACAATCACAATTCTTGGCCAACTCATCAGAAAACCTCCTCAACCAAACAAGTGAATTCCTACCCCTAACCAACTCCGACGAAACCCTTTCCTTGAACCCACCAATCCAATCCCTCACCTCCTCATTAATCCTTTCAAGACCATAACTCACATGATGAGGCAATAACCCCCCATGAACAAACACAGAATCACCTATGACAAGCACAGTCACATTAGTCGTCAAAAATCTTTTCGCAATCGGCCCATTAGGCCTCAATGCAGCAACCCTAGCTCTAACACCATCAACAATCTCCGCCTTAACACCCGGAAAATCCAAAGGCACCCCATCATACAAATCCCTCACACCACCCTCCAAAACCCCATTACACAAACTTTTCATCACATTCCCCACACAATACCAATCAGCCCAAACCCTAAATTCATTCAACCCCATCTTAGTAACATACCTAAAATCCCCATCCACATTCATAATCTCATGATTCCCATTCATAGTAATCAAATTCCCCCCACTCCTCCCAGCCTCTCTCTTCAACTTCTCAAGAAAATACAAGATCTTAATCTCATCACCACCCCTATCAAGAACATCACCCACCTGAACAACAGTAGCATCCCCACCACACCAACGATCATTCAAATCAATCAGCCCCGCAAGCCGAAAAGCCTGCTTCGATTTGTCCAAATCACCATGAAGATCACCAATGGCTATAAGTCTATTTGGGGATGTGTATATAGTTTTCTGCGGCGGAGATATGGTGGGCTTTGGTGGTAAGAAAAGACCACTTACAGAGAAATCAACGAAGGTGTCTACGAATGACGAAAAAAGAGCTGGGATGTTATCACACAAGGTTTTAGGTTCTTCCATTGGTTTAAGAAAAAACGAGGAAGATGAATAACGACGACGACCACGATATTCGATGTTTAATGATGTTATTAATTGGTGTTAAAAAGGTCGCCAAAAGCGACTCGGTCTGGGATTAGAGATTAAAATCAGGGTTCTGAAAATCGATTACCTCccgagtactcgtttttaacACCACGTCTGATCCGAATTCCGAGTACTCGCATCCAAAAACGATTTTGTAAAAATTGAGTCAAAATTCGGTTTGACTCTGAGTACTCTGagtcaaactcggatttgaCTTTTGCAATAAAGTATAGATAATAATTGGAAATACGGATGTATCaattattaaaacttaattttttttatattgtaagaTAGTATTAATGACAAAAGTTGTTATACTTAAGTTTCAAGTTTAGACACTTGTAATTTGTAtactaaaatttgattgaaaatgaatttagagcataaaaaaaatattaatattcgaGTAACTGTCCGAGTACTCGTttccgagtactcattttttCAGCACAAAACTGAGTCGATCCGAattccgatttttacaaccttgattaaaattgttattgtctttgatgaaaaattttatttgtaaaactaAAAACTCTGTGAAATAATGGGTCCGCTAGATATTACAGTTGTAGTAtgaaaaattttgattaaactATCAAGtcattttgtgtaaaattttTGTAGGAGTTAGAGTATCTCCAAGAAATTCTCTATTCAAGTTCTCAaagtgaaaaaagaaaaaagaaagagtCATATATTAATTAGAGTTCCCAGAGATTCTTAGTGGCTCTTAAAAAAGTTAAGAGCACATTCTTTCTCCTCTCTTTTAGGAGCCACGactaggggccgtttgggtgagcttaaaataagtgcttcttacttaaaataaaaaaatgaagtaaaagttagaagttagttaagacttataagtgattaaagtgtttgggaaaaaagtagaagtcgtgaaacaaaagctaagAATTCTAGCTATTTATAAGTGCtcctcgactttttacacaaacggtacgaataagtgcttctaacttaaaacttcagaagcggggcttaaaagcccccgccaaacacccactaggttcttaacttatttttatcaataaaataatttctccTCCAACTCATCCCCACTTTTGAATTTGAATCTTTGTTATAGTGGAGTCcaacatgaataaaatatgacatataaaaaaaatatagagagCGTTGTTAAAGCTCACGCTCTTAACTTTGTACTAAATTAGTAAGagtcatatttttcatatctatactatactattaaagccgaaacattaaaagtttggtcggtcggtacgcgggcttttatacggacttttgtAATTAACGGGCTCTAAAcagtcggtacgcgggcttttatatggacttttataattaacggGCTCTTATAATTAACGGGCtctaaacaaaattagtgggcttcaaacaaaatataaacaaatacaaacataaaacaaatatacaatcgcttttatactatactattgAAGCCGGTCGGtcacgcgggcttttatacggacttttataattagcgggcttcaaacaaaattagtgggcttcaaaaaaaatataaacaaatcaaaatataaaacaaatataagatcaaaacataaaacaaatataaaacctatttgactataccaaaactaaattcaaatcttaaaaaaatactatactattaaagccgaaacattataAATTTGATCGGTCGATAcacgggcttttatacggacttttataattagctggtttcaaaaaaaattagtgggcttcaaacaaaatatacacaaatcaaaacataaaacaaatataatatcaaatcagaaaatcaatataggacctatttgactatactaaaaactaaagtcaaatattaaaaaatatatacccaTCCAATATCCatactataatattattaaaatcgaAAAATTGAAAGTTTCCTCAGTTGGTACTTGAGCCAATACAGACCTATCTATATACcgacttttataattaacaggttctaaacaaaattagtgggcttaaaacaaaatataaacaaatacaaatataaaacaaatatacaatcgcttttatactatactattgAAGTCGGTCGGTCACccgggcttttatacggacttttataattagcgggtttcaaacaaaattagtgggtttcaaaaaaaaaaataaacaaatcaaaaacataaaacaaatatacgatcaaaacataaaacaaatataaaacctatttgactataccaaaactaaattcaaatcttaaaaaaatactatactattaaagccgaaacattaaaaatttgatcggtcgatacacgggcttttatacggatTTTTATAATTAGccggtttcaaacaaaattaatgggCTTCAAGcaaaatatacataaatcaaaacataaaataaatagaatatCAAAACAGAAAACCAATATaggacctatttgactataccaaaaactaaagtcaaactttaaaaaatatatacccaatcatactatattattaaaatcgaAACAGTGAAAGTTTGCTCAGTCGGTACTTAAGCCAAAATACAGGCCTATttatataccaattattcttttcaattaaaacatgttttttatatatattttctaacaaATAAAACTCCATTATGtaaaataacatcgaaaaactcattaattacctttttaactaaaacacattatctttttaatatatttcgaCTAAAAAAacggatcttctacaattaacacgggctacatatatcataattttattctcacaataatattagtttactatactattaaagccgaaacattaaaaatttgatcggtcgctacttgggccaaattatgagcctacttatataatcaattatctttttaactaaatctattatctttttttatattttttaactaaaaaaactcaattttctaaaattaatattggacaacatggcaactactttttttaactaaagcacgttatctttttcagaatcctaatttaaaaatcgattttccaaaaataacacatgcaacattcacataaaaaagatattatatatctatattattatactattaaagccgaaacattgaaagtttgatcAGTCGGTACTtaggccaaaatacgggcctatctatataccaattattctttttaattaaaatatgttatcttttttatatattttctaactaaaaaaattccatcatttaaaataacatcgagaaacatagtaattaccttttttaactaaaacacgttatcttttttaaatttcttaactaaaaaacggatcttctacaattaacacgagCTACATATTTACTATAATATTGTTAAATCCGAAACGAAAAGTTCAGTTAGTCGGTAGGTCAGTCGAGTTCGGTgagccggttggtattcgaccacaaacctccttaatttataacatgttataatatatattttattatctattaaaccaaacATTTAGATTAGTATGATGGATTGATATTTGGTTTGACGTgtcttttttaacttaatatgttccatactatattattaattactaataatgaaatattaaaagattgatcggttgatttatatctgattttatagatcttcttaaattataacatgaaaaaaaccgtattttaacattctcagtaaaatatatatactcgacctaatttttaattagccatttgacgaaattaactattaagaattttgtcattagttaaataaaaaatttatttaatcatattattctatcataattttattctcacaataatattaatttaagttaaaatatatacgataaaatagcaaatattataaccgcccgtgcattgcacgggttataagctagttataTTTAAAAGTCAATTATGAAACTTTTGGAGATAGCTCTTACGTGCCTAAAGAGTAATGATCTTTAGCATCAAGCCAAGATACTCATCTCATGAAAGGGCCT is a window from the Daucus carota subsp. sativus chromosome 8, DH1 v3.0, whole genome shotgun sequence genome containing:
- the LOC108199881 gene encoding shewanella-like protein phosphatase 2, whose protein sequence is MEEPKTLCDNIPALFSSFVDTFVDFSVSGLFLPPKPTISPPQKTIYTSPNRLIAIGDLHGDLDKSKQAFRLAGLIDLNDRWCGGDATVVQVGDVLDRGGDEIKILYFLEKLKREAGRSGGNLITMNGNHEIMNVDGDFRYVTKMGLNEFRVWADWYCVGNVMKSLCNGVLEGGVRDLYDGVPLDFPGVKAEIVDGVRARVAALRPNGPIAKRFLTTNVTVLVIGDSVFVHGGLLPHHVSYGLERINEEVRDWIGGFKERVSSELVRGRNSLVWLRRFSDELAKNCDCSTLEHVLATIPGAKRMIMGHTIQEKGINGVCNNKAIRIDVGMSRGCTNGLPEVLEINGKSEVRILTSNALYRNGYKSSIETDVMKGIGFGIPQHGPKQVEVKA
- the LOC108199880 gene encoding stearoyl-[acyl-carrier-protein] 9-desaturase, chloroplastic, with product MGVSVMMNPAIQSQRCPAFHLPRLPSSGCFKVSMASTLHSPSKVAVKKPFSPPREIPFQVKHSMPEEKIEMFKSLEPWAERNILPLLKPVESCWQPQDFLPNPASEGFDDQVEELRQRAKELPDDYFVVLVGDMITEEALPTYQTMINTLDGVRDETGASTTPWGIWTRAWTAEENRHGDLLNKYLYLSGRVDMRQIEKTIQYLIGTGMNPKTENNPYLGFIFTSFQERATFISHGNTARHAKEHGNLKLAQLCGMIASDEKRHETAYTKIVEKLFEVDPDGTIQALADMMQKKISMPAHLMYDGRNENLFDHFSAVAQRLQVYTAKDYADILEFLVGRWKVADLTTGLTGEGRKAQDYVCGLATRIRRIQERAEGRAKEAGTARISWIFDKEVKL